From a region of the Cygnus atratus isolate AKBS03 ecotype Queensland, Australia chromosome 3, CAtr_DNAZoo_HiC_assembly, whole genome shotgun sequence genome:
- the CNRIP1 gene encoding CB1 cannabinoid receptor-interacting protein 1 → MGDIPSLVKISVSLRIQPNDGAVYFKVDGQRFGQNRTIKLLTGAKYKIDVALRPGTVQATTMGIGGVNVPLEEKSRDAQVASYTGIYDTEGVPHTKSGERQPIQVNMQFNDIGVFETVWQVKFYNYHKRDHCQWGNSFGSIEYECKPNETRSLMWINKETFH, encoded by the exons ATGGGCGACATCCCCAGCCTGGTGAAGATCAGCGTGTCGCTGCGGATCCAGCCCAACGACGGGGCCGTGTATTTCAAGGTGGACGGGCAGCGCTTCGGCCAGAACCGCACCATCAAGCTGCTCACCGGGGCCAAGTACAAGATCGACGTAGCCCTCCGGCCCGGCACCGTCCAGGCCAC GACGATGGGCATTGGGGGTGTCAATGTGCCACTGGAGGAGAAATCGAGGGATGCTCAGGTGGCCTCTTACACGGGGATCTACGACACAGAAGGGGTGCCCCACACCAAGAGCGGGGAGAGACAGCCCATCCAGGTCAACATGCAG TTTAATGACATTGGCGTTTTTGAAACAGTCTGGCAAGTCAAATTCTACAACTACCACAAACGGGATCACTGCCAATGGGGAAATAGTTTTGGCAGTATTGAGTATGAATGCAAACCAAATGAAACACGCAGTCTTATGTGGATCAATAAAGAGACCTTCCACTGA